The window CAGAACCGGCGCCGCCAGGGTATTCTGGTTGGCAGTGCTCTCGCATTCCCTTGAGGACATCGCGACCCAAATGCACAGGCACAGCCCTCCCGAGGCGGGTAAACATGCCGTGCCCCTACCATCCCATTCCCACCCCGACCGGTCGGGGCGCTTACCCATTATACACCGTGCGGGCGACGCGACCGGCGGGTCCGCGGAGCCGAATCAGCGCGGGATAAAGCTCATCCCCGGCTGGAGGGCGGCCACCACCGCCGCCAGCAGCTTGGCCGCGTTCTCGACGTCGGACAGCGAGATGACCTCAACCGGCGTGTGCATGTAGCGCAGGGGCACGCTGAGCAAGGTGGTGGCGACGCCGGCGCGGGAGAGCTGCATGACCGTAGCGTCGGTGCCGGTGTCGCTGGGGTTGCCGCACAGTTGGTAGGGGAGCTTACTCTCGTCGGCAACCTTGAACAGCAAGTCGGTGAGCACCGGGTTGAGATGCGCGCCGCGGTGCAGCACCGGCCCCGCGCACAGCCTGCGGTCGCCGATCTTCTTTTTCTCCGCCTCGGGGAAGTCGGTGGCGTGGTCCACGTCCACCGCTATCCCCACCTGCGGCTCGATGCCGAAGGCGCTGGTGACGGCGCCGCGCCGCCCCAGCTCCTCCTGCACCGTCGTCACCGCGTAAACGGCCGCGTTGAACTTGCGCCGCGACAGCAGACGCAGCGCCTCGCAGACCACGAACGCGCCGCACTTGTTGTCGAAGGAGCGGCCGGCGACGATGTCCTGGTCGAGATGCTGGAATCCCACCTCGACCGTTACCGGATCGCCGACGGCGACGCGCTTCTCGGCAGCCTTGCGGCCATGAGCGCCGATGTCAATCCACTGCTGGTGGAACTGCAAGATCTTCTTGCGTTCCTCCTGGTCCATCATGTGGATCGCCTTCTTGCCGATCACCCCGCGCACCGGGCCGCGGCGCGAATGGACGATCACCCGGTGGCCGGGGGCGAGCTGCGGGTCCACCCCGCCGATGGGCGCGAAGTGCAAGAACCCCTCGTCGCCGATGTAGCGCACCATGAAGCCGATCTCATCCACGTGGCCCGCGAGCATGACGCGCGGGCTGCCCCCGGGGTTGAGGGCGCCGATGACGTTGCCCATGACATCGGTGCGCACCTGCGCGGCATACTTGCCCATCCACTCGCGCGCCAACGCCTGCGCCGGCTGCTCGAAACCGGCGGGGCTGGGCGCTTCGACCAGCGCCTTTAGGAACTCCAGCGATTCCTTGCGCATGGAACCTCCCGTTTGTGGTCAAGCCACGCTGTGGGTTGCACTCGTATTCTGCCGCCGCGCCGGGCTAACCTCTCGCGCCGGTCATGGTTCATCCCCAGGACGCCCCAGCCGGTCGAGCCAGCGCAGGGCCGGGACGCGAGCGATCAGGTCGCTGAGGGAGTGGCGCTCGCTGTAGAGGTGGATGCCCGCCAGCATTGCGACGCATGCCAACCTGCCCCACAGCGGCAGCACAGCCGCGAGGGCAATGCCCGCCGCGATGCCGAGGGCGTTGGCGCCCGCATCACCCATCATCGCCCGGCCGCCGAGGTCGAGGGGCGCGAAGGCCAGGGCGATGATGCCAATGGGGGCCACCAGGTAAAGCGCAAGCCCGTCGGCGGCAACCGCAACCAGCGCCAACAGCAGGAACCCCTTCAGCGCCCGCCCCGGGCGCAGGTCGAGAAGATTCACCAGGTTGGCGCACAGGGCGATTACGGCGCCGTTGAGAATGGCCGCGGGGAGGCTGGGGCGGGCTATGAACCAACCTATCACCAGGCCCATGATCAGGCCCGCGATCGCCTTGACCGCCCCGGTGGTTATGCGGCCACGGGCCAGGCTGCGCAAGTGCCCCCGCAAGCCCGATACTGCACGCGACCCGTAGAGGTCGTCCGCCAAGCCCACCGTGGTCATTGCCGTCACCGCCAAGGCGACCCACGCCAACAATTCGGCGCGCTCGCCCGAGCGCACTGCCAGTGCCCACGTCGCCAGCGGGCCGAGCGCGAACCCGACCCCGCCCGCCGCGGGGATCTCCCGCCCCGCGTAGTTGGGACGAGCCAGACCCTTCCCCTGGTTGAGCGCCAGCGAGATGACCACCACAGCCACCGCCAGCCACGCGCTCCAGGCTGCCGCGTACGCGGTCCAGATGAAGGGATCCGCTACCAGCCGCCACCACGGCAGATAACGTATGATGCCGATCAACGCCGCCCACGCGCCCGCCGCGAGGATCAGCCTTCGTGCTGGAGCGGGGCACGCATCGGGGCCGATGGGATAGAACGCGCGCGGCCCGAGTGCCGCGGCGACGGCGGCGAACTGCCGGCCGCGGTGGAGGAAGCCGGCGAGGTTGCGTCCAGTCGGGGCGTGGGCGAGGTTGACCGGCACCTCGGCAATGCGCGCACCCAGAGCCGCGGCATCGGCGGTGGCGGCGACCTCGGCCGCGAAACCACGCGCCCAGGGCAGTGCGCGCGCCAGCTTCGCCGCCATGCAGCGCTGGCCCGAGAGGGGAGCCGCGAACCAGCGCCCCGTCAGGAGCCACAGGCCGACGCGCGCGGCGCCGAGGGCGATGCCAAGCCCGGGGCGCCTGCGCGGCGCGGGCAGCACGGCGATCGCGAGGTCGGCGCGGTCCTCGCCTACGGCCGCGACCAGGGGTTCAGCCGCGCCCGCGCTTTCCCCCAGGTCCGCGTCGAGCAGCAGCACCAGCTCGCCGGCCGCCGCCGCGATCCCCCGGCGCAGCGCATCGCCCTTGCCCCGATGCCGCGCGCGAACGAGCTTCGCGCCCGCCCGCGCCGCCTCCTCGGCAGTGGCATCGGTTGAGCCGTCGTCCACCACCACCACCTCGGCGACCCCGGCAATGGCGCGCGCGGCAGCCGCGGTGGCGCCCACGCGCCCCTGCTCATTGTAGGCGGGGATGATGACCGACACCCGCGGCCGCGCCGTTGGGCCGGCAAGCACGGACGCCTACCTCCCGGCAGGGGCAATCGGAGGCAAGAGATGGTCGGCGGTGCTCTTCTTGACCCCGAAATCCCCTTCGGCGCCCGCCAGCACCAGCACCAGGGCCAACTGTCCGGCGGCGGTGTCGGCGTTGTCAACCGTGGAGATCGCGAACCGCTGGTAGGAGTGCATGCACGACAACCGGTCCGCGCTCGCCTCGCACGCGATGACGCGCTTGCCCGCCTCGTGCAGAGTGCGGATGATGGGCACATCCACGGCGTTGACCGAACTCAAGTCGCTGTCAGTGCCGCCGACAAGCAGCACCGCATCGGCGCGGCTCCCGTAGTCCCCGTCCACGCCGATCACCCCCAGTTGCCGCAGCCGGTAGGGCAGCTCGGGCGACCCCTCGGCGATGCGCAGCGCCAGCTTGCCCACGAGGATTCCGCGCACATCCCCCTCAATCGGCATCAGGAACCCGAAGTCGTCGAAAACCGGCGCCGCGTCCTCGCGCTTGAGTTCCAGGAAACCGGGCAAGATCTCGGTGACGGAGGTGACCTGGGCCCCGGCCTGGCGCACGGTGGTGGTGACCGCCTCCACCCACGGGGTGTCGCCGAAGTCGCGGTTGTGGATGACCGCGACCCGCGTTCCTTGCAGACGCGAGTCTATCAGAAACGGCAGCACCTGCTTGCCGAAAGCGCGGCGGTGGAGGTCAGTTTCGGCCAGCTTCGTTATGGTGCGGCGGTTTTGGGCGCGCAACTCCCGGAAGGCCTTGAGCTGGCTCTCGAGCGACGGATCGCCGACCAGGGCGATGCCCAGAAGAATGCCGATCAGCAAGGCGCAGAAGACCGCCAGCAGGCTCGCAAGATGATAGCGGAAATCAACCGGCATGAGCGCATAGGAGCGACCGCGCGCCGCGACCGCATGCTCCCTGACCAGCATTGGGGTATCCCTCTGTGCTTCTGCGCGTGGCGCTTGCAGTCCTGCAGCACACCCATGCGCCGCGAGTGAAGAGGCTGCGGCCGCACGGCGACGAGGAGTGCGGCGGCCTGGCATGTGGCCCCGTCGCCCACCGGCGCGACCTTGCGACTTGGCGAGCGATCCCCATCTCCGCAGCCACATCCGACCTTCGCTCGGTTGCCCGGTTGACTGATGAGCGAGGGCCGACTATGCTACCTGGGATGCGCACTCCGCGCAGCACGAGGGTGCCGCGATGCCGAGGTTGACAGGCGGTGCGATGCTCCCGGTGGCGGCGGTCGCTCTGCTCTTGATGTGTCGGCAGGCGCCAACGCTTGCGCCGTTCGCCCCTGGGGTTCCCTGGCCCCAGCCGGTTGCGGGGGATCTCGGCCTCTACGCGCCCGCGACCATCACCTTCGTGGGCGATATCTTGCTCGCGTCGGGGGTCGCCGGCGCGGCGGCGGACAACGGCGCCGAGCGGCTGTTCGCCAGCGTGGAGCCGCTGCTTCGCGGCGACGACCTGACGATCGGCAACCTGGAGTGCGCGGTGGCGACATGCGGCACGCCGGCGGCCAAGCAATTCACCTTCCGCGCGAGCCCGGCGCTGCTGCCCGGTCTGCGCCGCGGCGGCGTTGACGCCGTCTCGCTGGCCAACAACCACGCCTTGGACTACGGCCGCGCCGCGCTGCTCGAAACGCTTGATCACCTGCGCCGCGTGGGGATCCAGGCTGCCGGCGCCGGGCCGGATATGGATCATGCGAGCCGGCCCGCGTTCCTGTGCGCCGGCCGCCAGACCGTTGCGCTGATTGCCGCGAGCCGCGTGCTGCCCACCGCGGAATGGGGCGCCGGCGAGGACCGCCCGGGCATCGCCGCCGCGTACGACCCCTCGCGCCTGCTGCGTGAAATCCGCGCCGCCCGCCCCGCGGCCGATGTCGTGGTGGCGTACCTCCACTGGGGCCGGGAGCACGCTCCGCTTCCTCAGGCCACCCAGCGGGCGCTGGCACGGCAGTGCATTGATGACGGCGCCGACCTCGTCATCGGCGCGCATCCCCACGTTCTGCAGGGCTTCGAGTACTACCGCGGAAAGCTGGTGGCTTACAGCCTGGGGAACTTCGTCTTCACCGACCACGGCAAGATCACGGCGCTCCTGCAAACCACCTTCCGGGATGGCGCCCTACAGGCGGCAACCGTCGTCCCTTGCCGCATCGTGCACCACCGGCCTCGCGTCATCACCGATCCTAGGGAGCGCGAAGCGGTGCTGCGGGACTTGCAGGCGCGGTCATTCGGCGTCCGCATCAGCGGCGACGGCGCGCTCACCGGCGACGTGCGCGGACTGCCCACCGAGTCTCCCTGAGCCCCTGCGCGTTGCGCGCGACATGCGGGCTCAGCTAGCCACCGCCGGAGGCCGCCCGCTTGCGCTTGCGGGAGCAGCACGCTTTGGTCTGGTCAATGGCGGCCGTACCGTCCCGCGCAGGGCTCGCCCCGTCGCCGCCCCCGTCGTCACGGCCCCAGTGCTGCTCGAAGGCCTTTGTGATCTCGCCCTGAGTCAGGAGTTTGGACTTGCCTCGCCGTGATCTCGCGTCGTCCATGAACACCCCTCTCAATGCGTTCGACCGCCTATCGCGGATTATGAATGATGTCACTATGACAGGGTTTGCCCAAGGAGCGCAAGGGGATGGGAGGGGCGGCTTGTATGCCGCGCAGCACATGTGCCGCCATGCCAGCCGTGCGCGGAGCCACACCCCGGGCCTGACAGGCCTCCAGCGAAGCTTCGCGCGCCTCCGGCGGGCAAGCCCTCCGCAGGCGGGCAAGCCTCAAACCGCGGGGTGGGAGGCACTTCCACCCATGTGAACGGTTGAGCAGTGGAACAGCCGTTTCTCGCTGGCACAGATATTGCTGCGATAGTAATCGGCTGGCGGCTCCGCGGTCAGTCGGCATCGCTTCTCTCGTCTGTCGGAGGGCCTCAACGTGGGCTTGAAATCGGATCAGACCGCAGTCATCGGCGCCCCAACGGCGACCGATCGCCTGGCACAGGCCTTGCTAAACCGCGAGGCGCGGGTGGCGGTCATCGGCCTGGGCTATGTAGGGCTGCCCCTGTGCGTGGAGCTGGCGGAAGCGGGATTTCGGACCCTTGGCTATGACCTCAACCCCCAGCGCGCGGCACAGGTCCGCAAAGGCGACAGCCCCATCGGCGATGTCCCCAGCGCCCGCCTGGCGCGGGCCATCGCCGACAAGCGCCTGCGCGCCGGCGCCGACGCCGCCCTCCTGCGCGACGCCGACGTCTTCGTCATCTGCGTGCCGACGCCGTTCACCAAGGCTCGACAGCCGGATCTCAGCCACGTCATCCGCGCGGGCCAGGACATCGCCCCGCATCTGGCGCCCGGGCGCATGGTCATCCTCGAAA of the Armatimonadota bacterium genome contains:
- a CDS encoding M42 family metallopeptidase, coding for MRKESLEFLKALVEAPSPAGFEQPAQALAREWMGKYAAQVRTDVMGNVIGALNPGGSPRVMLAGHVDEIGFMVRYIGDEGFLHFAPIGGVDPQLAPGHRVIVHSRRGPVRGVIGKKAIHMMDQEERKKILQFHQQWIDIGAHGRKAAEKRVAVGDPVTVEVGFQHLDQDIVAGRSFDNKCGAFVVCEALRLLSRRKFNAAVYAVTTVQEELGRRGAVTSAFGIEPQVGIAVDVDHATDFPEAEKKKIGDRRLCAGPVLHRGAHLNPVLTDLLFKVADESKLPYQLCGNPSDTGTDATVMQLSRAGVATTLLSVPLRYMHTPVEVISLSDVENAAKLLAAVVAALQPGMSFIPR
- a CDS encoding glycosyltransferase family 2 protein, with protein sequence MLAGPTARPRVSVIIPAYNEQGRVGATAAAARAIAGVAEVVVVDDGSTDATAEEAARAGAKLVRARHRGKGDALRRGIAAAAGELVLLLDADLGESAGAAEPLVAAVGEDRADLAIAVLPAPRRRPGLGIALGAARVGLWLLTGRWFAAPLSGQRCMAAKLARALPWARGFAAEVAATADAAALGARIAEVPVNLAHAPTGRNLAGFLHRGRQFAAVAAALGPRAFYPIGPDACPAPARRLILAAGAWAALIGIIRYLPWWRLVADPFIWTAYAAAWSAWLAVAVVVISLALNQGKGLARPNYAGREIPAAGGVGFALGPLATWALAVRSGERAELLAWVALAVTAMTTVGLADDLYGSRAVSGLRGHLRSLARGRITTGAVKAIAGLIMGLVIGWFIARPSLPAAILNGAVIALCANLVNLLDLRPGRALKGFLLLALVAVAADGLALYLVAPIGIIALAFAPLDLGGRAMMGDAGANALGIAAGIALAAVLPLWGRLACVAMLAGIHLYSERHSLSDLIARVPALRWLDRLGRPGDEP
- a CDS encoding copper transporter, encoding MLVREHAVAARGRSYALMPVDFRYHLASLLAVFCALLIGILLGIALVGDPSLESQLKAFRELRAQNRRTITKLAETDLHRRAFGKQVLPFLIDSRLQGTRVAVIHNRDFGDTPWVEAVTTTVRQAGAQVTSVTEILPGFLELKREDAAPVFDDFGFLMPIEGDVRGILVGKLALRIAEGSPELPYRLRQLGVIGVDGDYGSRADAVLLVGGTDSDLSSVNAVDVPIIRTLHEAGKRVIACEASADRLSCMHSYQRFAISTVDNADTAAGQLALVLVLAGAEGDFGVKKSTADHLLPPIAPAGR
- a CDS encoding CapA family protein, which codes for MPRLTGGAMLPVAAVALLLMCRQAPTLAPFAPGVPWPQPVAGDLGLYAPATITFVGDILLASGVAGAAADNGAERLFASVEPLLRGDDLTIGNLECAVATCGTPAAKQFTFRASPALLPGLRRGGVDAVSLANNHALDYGRAALLETLDHLRRVGIQAAGAGPDMDHASRPAFLCAGRQTVALIAASRVLPTAEWGAGEDRPGIAAAYDPSRLLREIRAARPAADVVVAYLHWGREHAPLPQATQRALARQCIDDGADLVIGAHPHVLQGFEYYRGKLVAYSLGNFVFTDHGKITALLQTTFRDGALQAATVVPCRIVHHRPRVITDPREREAVLRDLQARSFGVRISGDGALTGDVRGLPTESP